The Budorcas taxicolor isolate Tak-1 chromosome 25, Takin1.1, whole genome shotgun sequence genome includes a region encoding these proteins:
- the KCTD21 gene encoding BTB/POZ domain-containing protein KCTD21: MSDPITLNVGGKLYTTSLATLTSFPDSMLGAMFSGKMPTKRDSQGNCFIDRDGKVFRYILNFLRTSHLDLPEDFQEMGLLRREADFYQVQPLIEALQEKEVELSKAEKNAMLNITLNQRVQTVHFTVREAPQIYSLSSSSMEVFNANIFSTSCLFLKLLGSKLFYCSSGNLSSITSHLQDPNHLTLDWVANVEGLPEEEYTKQNLKRLWVVPANKQINSFQVFVEEVLKIALSDGFCIDSSHPHAVDFMNNKIIRLIRYR; the protein is encoded by the coding sequence ATGTCTGACCCCATCACGCTCAATGTCGGGGGGAAGCTCTATACAACCTCACTGGCAACCCTGACCAGCTTCCCTGACTCCATGCTGGGCGCCATGTTCAGCGGGAAGATGCCCACCAAGAGGGACAGCCAGGGCAACTGCTTCATCGACCGTGACGGCAAAGTGTTCCGCTACATCCTCAACTTCCTCCGAACCTCCCACCTGGACTTGCCCGAGGACTTCCAGGAGATGGGCCTGCTGCGCAGGGAGGCCGACTTCTACCAGGTGCAACCCCTGATTGAGGCCctgcaggagaaggaggtggagcTGTCCAAGGCCGAGAAGAACGCCATGCTCAACATCACGCTGAACCAGCGTGTGCAGACGGTCCATTTCACCGTGCGTGAGGCACCCCAGATCTACAGCCTCTCCTCTTCCAGCATGGAGGTCTTCAATGCCAACATCTTCAGCACCTCTTGCCTCTTCCTCAAGCTCCTCGGCTCCAAGCTCTTCTACTGCTCCAGTGGCAACCTCTCCTCCATCACCAGCCACCTGCAAGACCCCAACCACCTGACTCTGGACTGGGTGGCCAACGTGGAGGGCCTGCCGGAGGAGGAGTACACCAAGCAGAACCTCAAGAGGCTCTGGGTGGTGCCAGCCAACAAGCAGATCAACAGCTTCCAGGTCTTTGTGGAGGAGGTGCTCAAGATCGCGCTGAGTGATGGCTTCTGCATCGACTCTTCTCACCCACACGCTGTGGATTTTATGAACAATAAGATTATTCGATTAATACGGTACAGGTAA